A single region of the Bacillus cereus genome encodes:
- the mreD gene encoding rod shape-determining protein MreD: MMKILKRAALPLLLLFVFLFENMFSTVVPTDVFWKDSIAAPHFFIIVLCFITVYYGPVQGIYYGLLFGFLFDTVYTELVGIYIFAYPILAYLVYSTMKILQLNLFIVVSIVLASIAALEYYVYGFLTLLGRTHMSAYVFFTDRLLATLLLNGIFLLIVCFPLRRYLVRLSKAMEEKEKRIF; encoded by the coding sequence ATGATGAAGATTTTAAAAAGAGCAGCTCTTCCTCTTTTGCTCCTTTTTGTTTTTTTATTTGAAAATATGTTCTCTACTGTTGTTCCAACAGACGTTTTTTGGAAAGACAGTATAGCAGCACCGCATTTCTTTATAATTGTGTTATGTTTTATTACAGTGTACTATGGTCCGGTTCAAGGGATTTACTACGGACTATTATTTGGTTTCTTATTTGATACCGTATACACAGAACTTGTTGGTATATATATATTTGCCTATCCAATTTTGGCATATTTAGTTTATAGTACGATGAAGATATTGCAATTGAATTTATTTATTGTTGTTTCTATCGTATTAGCTAGTATTGCAGCATTAGAGTATTATGTGTATGGATTTTTAACTTTGTTAGGGCGTACTCACATGTCGGCGTATGTCTTTTTCACCGATCGTCTCCTTGCTACTTTATTGCTAAATGGAATTTTCTTATTGATAGTTTGTTTCCCACTGAGACGATATTTAGTGCGTCTTTCAAAAGCGATGGAAGAAAAAGAAAAAAGGATTTTCTAA
- the mreC gene encoding rod shape-determining protein MreC has protein sequence MPQFFLNKRLIVLLVSIILLVALIGISLKERNSLTWPEQFIKDTVGVVERVFQKPANYVAGFFENVEDVKRTYEENKELKAKLDNYADLSGKVKQLEDDKKKLQELTGKTALNSGYTEIPATVVSRNPDKWYDLIGIDKGAQQGIKKDMAVVTSQGLVGRVKSVSQFTSSVELLSSMSRTNRVSAIVQGDEKIFGLIEGYDKEKHLLLFTKIGSDAKVEKDQLVVTSGLGDIFPKGLVIGKIVDVQPDPYGLTKTAYVKPAADLNDVEHITVVKRDTPSAPLE, from the coding sequence GTGCCACAGTTTTTCTTAAACAAAAGATTAATTGTTTTGTTAGTTAGTATTATTCTTCTCGTGGCATTGATTGGAATCTCATTGAAAGAACGGAACAGTTTAACATGGCCAGAGCAGTTTATAAAAGATACTGTTGGTGTTGTAGAACGTGTATTCCAAAAGCCAGCGAATTATGTTGCCGGATTCTTCGAAAACGTAGAAGATGTAAAGCGCACGTATGAAGAGAATAAAGAATTAAAAGCAAAATTAGATAATTATGCAGACCTATCAGGAAAAGTAAAACAATTAGAAGATGATAAAAAGAAATTACAAGAGTTAACTGGTAAAACAGCGTTAAATAGCGGTTATACTGAAATTCCAGCTACTGTTGTTTCTCGTAATCCAGATAAATGGTACGATTTAATTGGAATTGATAAAGGGGCACAGCAAGGAATTAAAAAGGATATGGCTGTAGTAACTTCACAAGGTTTAGTTGGACGAGTGAAAAGTGTATCTCAGTTTACATCATCAGTAGAGTTACTAAGCTCTATGAGCCGAACAAATCGTGTTTCTGCTATTGTACAAGGTGATGAGAAAATCTTTGGATTGATTGAAGGTTACGATAAAGAAAAGCACTTACTTCTTTTTACAAAGATTGGCTCTGATGCTAAGGTAGAGAAAGATCAACTAGTTGTAACATCTGGACTTGGTGATATTTTCCCGAAAGGTCTTGTAATTGGGAAAATCGTTGATGTTCAGCCTGATCCATACGGTTTAACAAAAACAGCTTATGTAAAACCTGCTGCTGATTTAAATGACGTAGAGCATATTACGGTTGTCAAACGTGACACGCCTTCGGCGCCGTTAGAATAG
- the mreB gene encoding cell shape-determining protein MreB, producing the protein MFGFGGFTRDLGIDLGTANTLVYVKGKGVVLREPSVVALQTDTKQIVAVGSDAKQMIGRTPGNVVALRPMKDGVIADYETTATMMKYYIQQAQKSNGFFSRKPYVMVCVPSGITAVERRAVIDATRQAGARDAYPIEEPFAAAIGANLPVWEPTGSMVVDIGGGTTEVAIISLGGIVTSQSVRVAGDDMDDSIIQYIKKSYNLMIGERTAEALKLEIGSAGEPEGIEPMEIRGRDLVSGLPKTVLIQPEEIADALKDTVDAIVESVKNTLEKTPPELAADIMDRGIVLTGGGALLRNLDKVISEETNMPVLVAENPLDCVAIGTGKALDNIDLFKTAAR; encoded by the coding sequence ATGTTTGGATTTGGTGGCTTTACTCGCGATCTTGGAATAGATTTAGGAACTGCGAACACGCTTGTATATGTGAAAGGAAAAGGTGTAGTTTTACGTGAGCCTTCAGTAGTAGCATTACAAACTGATACAAAACAAATCGTTGCAGTAGGTAGCGATGCAAAACAAATGATTGGTCGTACACCAGGAAACGTAGTGGCACTTCGCCCTATGAAAGACGGTGTAATTGCTGATTACGAAACAACAGCAACAATGATGAAATATTACATTCAACAAGCTCAAAAATCAAATGGATTCTTCTCACGTAAACCATACGTAATGGTATGTGTACCATCTGGTATTACAGCTGTAGAAAGACGTGCAGTAATCGATGCAACTCGTCAAGCTGGTGCTCGTGATGCATATCCAATTGAAGAGCCATTTGCAGCAGCGATTGGTGCGAACTTACCTGTTTGGGAACCAACTGGTAGTATGGTTGTTGATATCGGTGGTGGTACAACAGAAGTTGCAATTATTTCTTTAGGCGGTATTGTAACAAGCCAATCAGTTCGTGTTGCTGGTGATGATATGGACGATTCAATCATTCAATACATTAAGAAGAGCTATAACTTAATGATCGGTGAAAGAACAGCAGAAGCATTAAAATTAGAAATCGGTTCTGCAGGCGAGCCAGAAGGTATTGAACCTATGGAAATTCGCGGTCGTGATTTAGTAAGTGGTTTACCAAAAACAGTACTAATTCAACCAGAAGAAATTGCAGATGCATTAAAAGATACAGTAGATGCGATTGTAGAATCAGTTAAAAATACGTTAGAGAAAACTCCACCTGAATTAGCGGCAGATATTATGGACCGTGGTATCGTATTAACAGGTGGCGGGGCATTACTACGTAACTTAGATAAAGTTATTAGTGAAGAAACAAATATGCCAGTTCTTGTTGCAGAAAATCCATTAGATTGCGTAGCAATTGGAACGGGTAAAGCATTAGACAATATCGACCTTTTCAAAACTGCTGCTCGATAA
- the radC gene encoding DNA repair protein RadC, with the protein MNGIRDVVKEEQPRERLLLEGAGSLSNRELLAVLLRTGSKEDTVLTLSDKILHHFDGLRMLKDATLEELISIHGVGIVKASQLMAAFELGRRMVRLEYRNRYSIRSPEDCASYMMEEMRFLQQEHFVCLYLNTKNQVIHRQTIFIGSLNTSIVHPREVFKEAFRRAAASIICLHNHPSGDPAPSREDIEVTKRLVECGQIIGIEVLDHIIIGDHKFVSLKEKGHI; encoded by the coding sequence ATGAACGGTATTCGTGATGTTGTGAAAGAGGAACAGCCACGGGAGCGTTTATTATTAGAAGGAGCAGGAAGTTTATCGAATCGAGAGCTTCTTGCAGTATTACTCAGAACAGGTTCTAAAGAAGATACAGTTTTAACGTTATCAGATAAAATTTTACACCATTTTGATGGTTTACGAATGTTGAAAGACGCGACGTTAGAAGAGCTAATAAGCATTCATGGTGTTGGAATCGTAAAAGCATCGCAACTTATGGCTGCTTTTGAATTAGGGAGAAGAATGGTTCGTTTAGAATATCGAAATAGATATAGCATTCGAAGCCCGGAAGATTGTGCGAGTTATATGATGGAAGAGATGCGTTTTTTACAGCAGGAGCATTTTGTGTGTTTATATTTGAATACGAAAAATCAAGTTATACATAGGCAAACGATTTTTATTGGAAGTTTAAATACGTCGATTGTGCATCCGAGGGAAGTTTTTAAAGAAGCATTCCGTCGTGCAGCAGCCTCTATAATATGTCTTCATAACCATCCCTCAGGAGATCCGGCGCCGAGCCGAGAAGATATTGAAGTAACAAAACGTTTAGTAGAATGCGGCCAGATTATCGGAATTGAAGTACTTGATCATATTATAATAGGTGACCATAAATTCGTGAGTTTAAAGGAAAAAGGTCATATTTAA
- a CDS encoding Maf family protein, which yields MKKIILASGSPRRKELLELADVPFEVVVSEVDETIGAYSSPSDIVMSLALQKASAVAENYSDDIVLGADTIVTYESRILGKPSNEAEAKEMLRLLSGKTHEVYTGVAIISKDKTITFYERTEVTFWELTEEEIDAYVASKEPLDKAGSYGIQGKGSIFVQHIQGDYYSVVGLPIARLVRELKQFGSDVTHA from the coding sequence ATGAAAAAAATTATTTTAGCTTCAGGATCACCTCGGAGGAAGGAGCTGCTTGAATTGGCTGATGTGCCATTTGAAGTTGTTGTTAGTGAAGTAGATGAGACGATTGGTGCATATTCATCACCTTCTGATATTGTTATGTCGCTTGCTTTACAAAAAGCATCTGCCGTAGCAGAAAATTATAGTGATGATATTGTGTTAGGTGCAGATACAATTGTTACATATGAGTCACGTATTCTTGGAAAGCCGTCTAATGAGGCTGAGGCGAAAGAAATGTTACGATTATTATCAGGGAAAACACATGAAGTATATACTGGTGTTGCGATTATATCAAAAGACAAAACAATCACTTTTTACGAGCGTACAGAAGTTACATTTTGGGAATTAACAGAAGAGGAAATTGACGCATATGTTGCATCGAAGGAACCACTTGATAAAGCAGGAAGTTATGGGATCCAAGGGAAAGGATCTATTTTTGTTCAACACATTCAAGGGGATTATTATAGTGTAGTAGGCTTGCCAATTGCACGTCTTGTTCGTGAATTAAAACAGTTTGGTAGCGATGTAACCCATGCGTAA
- a CDS encoding stage II sporulation protein B: MDKQSRTISVKVNGTEAKYEEKKKDEFEWMVVESERPKNVVPFQKAKLMSTEKKRKKWSNTLIAIVATAIIIGTALGMGMLHVTGQGATGGSEVTTSKQTSNEESKVGGTAEQTPAPKEGNKKAQVGTSLDPMNLFFVQGGIYSSEEKGQAALEEWKGNGGVAALKPSGDKYALVVGIASDEQAVNQLMTQYKNEGVSVLKKNWDITDKVLLKDDKEIGAFLTKVQPLYTHLAKYASSVQVSGKSNATDIGAIEKEWKAIEKEGKSMKREDAKKLYTYISVAMQTIKEGKSDKESVAKLNQVIIDGLLSYEKMVSQKVK, encoded by the coding sequence ATGGACAAGCAATCACGAACGATCTCAGTGAAAGTAAATGGAACAGAAGCGAAGTATGAAGAAAAGAAGAAAGATGAGTTTGAATGGATGGTAGTAGAAAGTGAAAGACCCAAAAACGTTGTTCCGTTTCAAAAAGCGAAATTAATGTCTACGGAAAAAAAACGAAAGAAGTGGAGCAATACGTTAATTGCAATCGTTGCAACTGCGATTATTATTGGTACGGCGTTGGGAATGGGAATGCTTCATGTCACTGGACAAGGTGCGACAGGAGGAAGCGAAGTAACAACCTCGAAGCAGACTTCGAATGAAGAATCAAAGGTGGGTGGAACGGCAGAACAAACACCAGCACCAAAAGAGGGAAACAAAAAAGCACAGGTAGGAACGTCATTAGATCCGATGAATTTATTTTTTGTTCAAGGAGGGATTTATTCTTCTGAAGAAAAGGGACAGGCCGCTCTTGAAGAATGGAAAGGTAATGGAGGCGTTGCAGCTTTGAAACCGAGCGGTGATAAGTATGCATTAGTCGTTGGGATTGCGAGCGATGAACAGGCCGTAAATCAATTAATGACTCAGTATAAAAACGAGGGTGTCTCCGTTTTGAAAAAGAACTGGGATATAACAGATAAAGTGTTACTTAAAGATGATAAAGAAATAGGGGCGTTTTTAACAAAAGTACAGCCATTATATACTCATTTAGCAAAATATGCTTCCAGCGTACAAGTTAGTGGAAAAAGTAATGCAACAGATATAGGAGCGATTGAAAAAGAATGGAAAGCGATTGAAAAGGAAGGGAAAAGTATGAAGCGTGAAGATGCGAAGAAGCTTTATACGTATATATCTGTGGCTATGCAAACGATTAAGGAAGGAAAGAGCGATAAGGAATCTGTAGCTAAATTAAATCAAGTTATTATTGATGGGTTACTTTCGTACGAAAAAATGGTTTCACAAAAAGTAAAATAA
- a CDS encoding bifunctional folylpolyglutamate synthase/dihydrofolate synthase produces MIHTYEEAIGWIHSRLKFGIKPGLERMQWMLEELGNPERHIKCVHLAGTNGKGSTLTYMRYMLEDAKYKVGTFTSPYIETFNERISVNGTPIADEEIAELVKMVKPVVEKLDETDLGEATEFEIITVMAICYFGKVNFCDVVLFETGLGGRFDSTNVIHPVLTIITNIGHDHMHILGDTLGEIAYEKAGIIKSGVPVITGVQDEEALQVIQKVAKENHANVYELGKQFTSLHKHSNEDGEHFDFACPFASFKDVRISMKGIHQVGNATVALMAVMYLKTYLSFLINEEEMKAGLQEAYWIGRFEKLQSNPDIIIDGAHNPEGIESLVKTVEAHYKDKNVIVLFTALGDKQLHNMVGQLEEVADEIIFTTFAFDRAISADKLASYSQKESKLIFEDWKEAIDKKIEMIGKNDVFIITGSLYFISEVRKYICEKN; encoded by the coding sequence GTGATACATACATATGAAGAAGCGATAGGATGGATTCATAGCCGATTGAAATTTGGGATAAAACCAGGACTAGAAAGAATGCAATGGATGTTAGAAGAGCTCGGAAATCCAGAGCGTCATATAAAATGTGTTCATCTTGCTGGTACAAATGGAAAAGGTTCAACTTTAACGTATATGCGCTACATGCTAGAAGACGCAAAATATAAGGTTGGAACATTTACCTCTCCTTACATTGAAACATTTAATGAGCGTATTAGTGTGAACGGAACGCCAATTGCAGATGAAGAGATTGCGGAACTTGTAAAGATGGTAAAGCCAGTCGTTGAAAAACTAGACGAGACGGATTTAGGAGAAGCAACTGAGTTTGAAATTATTACTGTTATGGCAATTTGTTATTTCGGTAAAGTTAATTTCTGTGATGTTGTTTTATTTGAAACAGGGCTTGGGGGAAGGTTTGATTCTACAAATGTTATTCATCCTGTTCTCACGATTATTACGAATATCGGTCACGATCATATGCATATTTTAGGGGATACACTAGGAGAAATTGCATATGAAAAGGCAGGGATTATTAAGTCAGGTGTTCCAGTAATTACTGGTGTACAAGATGAAGAAGCATTGCAAGTCATTCAAAAGGTTGCGAAGGAAAATCATGCAAACGTATATGAACTTGGAAAACAATTTACATCACTACATAAACATTCTAATGAAGATGGGGAACATTTTGATTTTGCTTGTCCATTCGCCTCATTTAAAGATGTTCGGATTTCAATGAAGGGTATTCATCAAGTAGGCAATGCTACAGTAGCGCTTATGGCAGTAATGTATTTAAAAACATATTTATCATTTTTAATTAATGAAGAGGAAATGAAAGCTGGATTACAAGAAGCATACTGGATTGGTCGATTTGAAAAGTTACAAAGTAATCCAGATATTATAATAGACGGTGCTCATAATCCAGAGGGTATTGAAAGTCTTGTGAAAACAGTAGAGGCGCATTACAAAGATAAAAATGTAATAGTTTTATTTACTGCTCTTGGTGACAAACAGTTACATAACATGGTAGGGCAATTAGAAGAAGTTGCTGATGAAATAATATTTACGACATTTGCCTTTGATCGTGCCATTTCTGCTGACAAACTTGCATCGTATTCGCAAAAAGAATCAAAATTAATTTTTGAAGATTGGAAAGAGGCAATTGATAAGAAGATTGAAATGATAGGAAAAAATGATGTCTTCATCATAACTGGTTCTCTATATTTCATTTCTGAAGTTCGAAAATATATTTGCGAAAAAAACTAG
- a CDS encoding valine--tRNA ligase, whose product MSNTEKNLPTKYDHMSVEEGLYQWWLEGKYFEATGDEKKQPYTIVIPPPNVTGKLHLGHAWDTTLQDILTRTKRMQGYDVLWLPGMDHAGIATQAKVEGKLREEGISRYDLGREKFLEKAWEWKEEYASHIRQQWGKVGLGLDYSRERFTLDEGLSDAVNKVFVQLYEKGLIYRGEYIINWDPATRTALSDIEVIHKEVQGAFYHMNYPLTDGSGHIRLATTRPETMLGDTAVAVHPEDDRYKHLIGKTVTLPIVGREIPIIADEYVEKDFGTGVVKITPAHDPNDFEVGNRHDLPRILVMNEDGSMNEKAGKYNGMDRFECRKALVKDLQEAGVLVEIEPHMHSVGHSERSGAVVEPYLSTQWFVKMAPLAEKAVELQQKEEEKVTFVPERFENTYLRWMENIHDWCISRQLWWGHRIPAWYHKETGEVYVGTEAPADIENWNQDNDVLDTWFSSALWPFSTLGWPNEDSADFKRYYSTDALVTGYDIIFFWVSRMIFQGLEFTGERPFKDVLIHGLVRDEQGRKMSKSLGNGIDPMDVIEKYGADAMRYFLSTGSAPGQDLRFSMEKVESTWNFINKIWNASRFVLMNMDDMKYEEIDLTGEKSVADKWILTRLNETIESVTRNMDKYEFGEAGRSLYNFIWDDFCDWYIEMAKLPLYGEDEAAKKTTRSILAYVLDQTMRLLHPFMPFVTEKIWQHLPHEGESITVAAWPTVREDLQDKEAAAEMHLLVDIIRSVRNIRAEVNTPMSKKVQMQIKAKDEAVLAQLTKNSSYIERFCNPSELTIKIDLQAPEKAMTAIVSGAELFLPLADLINLDEEKARLEKELEKFDKEVERVQKKLSNQGFVAKAPAEVIDGERAKEQDYLEKREAVRQRLADLEK is encoded by the coding sequence ATGTCAAACACGGAAAAGAATTTACCAACTAAATATGATCATATGTCCGTTGAAGAAGGCCTTTACCAATGGTGGCTTGAAGGAAAATATTTCGAAGCAACAGGAGACGAGAAGAAACAACCGTATACAATTGTAATTCCACCTCCGAACGTAACTGGTAAGTTACACTTAGGTCACGCTTGGGATACAACTCTTCAAGATATTTTAACTCGTACGAAGCGTATGCAAGGTTACGATGTACTGTGGCTTCCAGGAATGGACCATGCTGGTATCGCAACACAAGCGAAAGTAGAAGGGAAACTTCGTGAAGAAGGTATTTCACGTTACGATCTTGGTCGTGAGAAATTCCTTGAAAAAGCTTGGGAGTGGAAAGAAGAGTACGCTTCTCACATTCGTCAACAATGGGGAAAAGTTGGTTTAGGACTAGACTATTCTCGTGAACGTTTCACATTAGACGAAGGTTTATCTGATGCGGTTAATAAAGTATTCGTTCAATTATACGAAAAAGGCTTAATTTACCGTGGTGAATATATTATCAACTGGGATCCAGCAACACGCACAGCTCTTTCTGATATTGAAGTAATTCATAAAGAAGTTCAAGGTGCATTCTACCATATGAACTATCCGTTAACAGATGGTTCTGGTCACATTCGTCTTGCAACTACTCGTCCAGAAACAATGCTTGGTGATACAGCAGTAGCAGTTCATCCAGAAGATGATCGTTACAAACACTTAATCGGAAAAACAGTTACACTTCCAATCGTAGGCCGTGAGATTCCGATTATTGCTGATGAGTACGTAGAAAAAGACTTCGGAACAGGCGTTGTAAAAATTACACCAGCTCATGACCCGAATGACTTTGAAGTAGGTAACCGTCATGACTTACCACGTATTTTAGTAATGAATGAAGATGGATCGATGAACGAAAAAGCTGGTAAGTATAACGGCATGGATCGTTTCGAATGTCGTAAAGCGTTAGTAAAAGATTTACAAGAAGCTGGCGTATTAGTAGAAATTGAGCCTCATATGCATTCAGTAGGTCATAGTGAGCGTAGTGGTGCAGTTGTTGAGCCTTACTTATCAACACAATGGTTCGTAAAAATGGCTCCACTTGCTGAAAAAGCAGTAGAACTTCAACAAAAAGAAGAAGAAAAAGTAACGTTCGTACCAGAACGTTTTGAAAACACATACTTACGCTGGATGGAAAACATTCATGACTGGTGTATCTCTCGTCAATTATGGTGGGGACACCGCATTCCAGCTTGGTATCATAAAGAAACTGGTGAAGTATACGTAGGTACAGAAGCGCCAGCAGATATTGAAAACTGGAATCAAGATAACGACGTACTGGATACATGGTTCAGTTCAGCATTATGGCCATTCTCAACACTTGGTTGGCCAAATGAAGATTCAGCAGACTTTAAACGTTACTATTCAACAGATGCACTAGTAACTGGTTATGACATCATCTTCTTCTGGGTATCTCGTATGATTTTCCAAGGTTTAGAGTTTACAGGTGAGCGCCCATTCAAAGATGTATTAATTCACGGTTTAGTTCGTGATGAGCAAGGACGTAAAATGAGTAAATCTCTTGGTAACGGTATTGATCCAATGGATGTTATCGAGAAATACGGTGCAGATGCAATGCGCTACTTCTTATCAACAGGAAGTGCACCAGGCCAAGATTTACGTTTCAGCATGGAAAAAGTAGAATCTACTTGGAACTTCATTAATAAAATTTGGAACGCATCACGTTTCGTATTAATGAACATGGATGACATGAAGTATGAAGAAATCGATTTAACTGGTGAAAAATCAGTTGCGGATAAGTGGATTTTAACTCGCTTAAACGAAACAATCGAAAGCGTAACACGTAACATGGATAAATATGAGTTCGGTGAAGCTGGTCGTTCATTATACAACTTCATTTGGGATGATTTCTGTGACTGGTACATTGAGATGGCGAAACTTCCACTATACGGTGAAGATGAAGCAGCTAAGAAAACAACTCGTTCTATTTTAGCTTACGTATTAGACCAAACAATGCGTCTATTACACCCATTCATGCCATTCGTAACAGAGAAAATCTGGCAGCATTTACCGCATGAAGGCGAGTCTATTACAGTAGCGGCATGGCCAACAGTTCGCGAAGATTTACAAGATAAAGAGGCGGCAGCAGAAATGCACCTTCTAGTTGATATCATTCGCTCTGTTCGTAACATTCGTGCTGAAGTAAATACGCCAATGAGCAAAAAAGTTCAAATGCAAATTAAAGCAAAAGATGAGGCAGTACTAGCTCAGCTTACGAAAAACAGTTCTTACATTGAGCGTTTCTGTAACCCAAGTGAACTAACAATTAAGATTGATTTACAAGCGCCAGAAAAAGCGATGACTGCAATCGTATCAGGTGCAGAGTTATTCTTACCATTAGCTGATCTTATCAATCTTGATGAAGAGAAAGCGCGTCTTGAAAAAGAACTTGAGAAGTTCGATAAAGAAGTAGAACGTGTACAGAAGAAACTTTCAAACCAAGGATTCGTAGCGAAAGCTCCTGCAGAAGTTATTGACGGAGAGCGTGCGAAAGAGCAAGATTACCTAGAAAAACGTGAAGCAGTTCGTCAACGTCTAGCGGATCTTGAGAAATAA
- the ysxE gene encoding spore coat protein YsxE has translation MDIELRNRYEPIVRQYRLDTQHMEEHGSVMKIYTNQGPYALKKIQDRKLERNNFLHHIQYLKEKGFSNYVPIYHATDGNYVLSDGTYSYYLMPWLERAEGNGEDNDQYHKMFQTLGTLHQKTVKEETYTEEELEKHYTNISDRWENDGEMLEEFLVESEAKWYMSPFELQYCTYYHHVMRAREFATKQLNEWHDAMKEKETTRTTFIHGNVSLNHFLFDYERNGYFISLEKSQFATPVQDIVGFYSRSLNTYPIARSDRFEWYQMYQKNFPFTKEEQLLMFAYMTYPSHFIRQIQSYTKRRKSRNEENELRGVKSLQQSHWLVSNTEYFLSQLQAAQQGNG, from the coding sequence ATGGATATTGAATTACGAAATCGCTATGAACCCATTGTTAGGCAATATAGATTGGATACGCAGCATATGGAAGAGCACGGAAGTGTAATGAAAATTTATACGAATCAAGGTCCGTATGCGTTAAAGAAAATACAAGATAGAAAATTAGAGCGGAATAATTTTTTGCATCACATTCAATATTTGAAAGAGAAAGGTTTTTCGAATTATGTACCTATTTATCATGCGACGGACGGAAATTATGTCTTAAGTGATGGGACATATAGTTATTATTTAATGCCTTGGTTAGAGCGTGCGGAAGGAAACGGTGAGGATAACGATCAATATCACAAAATGTTTCAGACGCTCGGAACGTTGCATCAAAAAACGGTGAAAGAGGAGACGTATACAGAAGAAGAATTAGAAAAACATTATACAAATATATCCGACCGTTGGGAAAATGATGGTGAGATGTTAGAAGAGTTTCTTGTAGAATCTGAAGCGAAGTGGTATATGTCTCCGTTTGAATTACAATATTGTACGTATTATCACCATGTTATGAGAGCTCGCGAGTTCGCAACAAAGCAATTAAATGAATGGCATGATGCGATGAAAGAAAAGGAAACAACACGTACTACTTTCATTCATGGGAATGTATCGCTTAATCATTTTTTATTTGATTATGAGCGAAACGGCTATTTTATTAGTTTAGAAAAATCGCAGTTTGCAACGCCCGTGCAAGATATAGTAGGTTTTTATTCTCGGTCTTTAAACACATATCCAATTGCACGGAGTGACCGCTTTGAATGGTATCAAATGTATCAAAAAAATTTCCCGTTTACGAAAGAGGAGCAGCTTCTTATGTTTGCATATATGACGTATCCGTCGCATTTTATTCGGCAAATTCAGTCGTATACGAAAAGAAGAAAGAGTCGTAATGAAGAAAATGAGCTCCGCGGGGTGAAAAGTTTGCAGCAATCGCATTGGCTCGTTAGCAATACAGAATATTTCCTTTCGCAATTACAAGCTGCCCAGCAAGGGAACGGATGA
- the spoVID gene encoding stage VI sporulation protein D, with product MTYSLGGGKEVTTDHSLRFSLKESVWFQKGQEVEELLSISLDPDVEIEELDHEVIVRGQLDLTGEYVVRQDDSAYSLRELSPAKAIDYVETREDGVNELVHSFPLEISIPRNRVKVIEELYVSIEEFDYELKENGCLQLLADISITGLCDEERIEDEEEETVYAELEDEPAEEDENRPATHVEEPVYKESDEWEDYAFEPFQLEERKEQKLEEEEIEEHEFVEREEEKEATPQFELFGRKDFKKEKAKKQEEQEEEAYSQRDENALYLTKIFTKEPEEEFTKLRMYFVQEGDTIESVAERYETSVQNLYRVNQSEDIYLTTGQIIYIPVSKAKAK from the coding sequence ATGACATATAGTTTGGGAGGGGGAAAAGAAGTGACAACAGATCATTCATTACGATTTTCATTAAAAGAATCTGTTTGGTTCCAAAAAGGACAGGAAGTCGAAGAACTTTTGTCAATTTCGTTAGATCCAGACGTTGAGATAGAAGAGCTTGATCATGAAGTTATCGTGAGAGGGCAGTTAGATTTAACGGGAGAGTATGTTGTAAGGCAAGATGATTCAGCTTATTCATTAAGAGAGCTATCACCAGCAAAGGCAATTGATTATGTAGAAACAAGGGAAGATGGGGTTAATGAGCTTGTCCATTCCTTTCCGCTTGAAATATCAATTCCAAGAAATCGAGTGAAAGTCATTGAAGAATTATATGTATCAATCGAGGAATTTGATTATGAATTAAAGGAAAATGGTTGCTTACAATTGTTAGCGGATATATCTATTACAGGTTTATGTGATGAAGAAAGAATCGAGGATGAAGAGGAAGAAACGGTGTATGCTGAGTTAGAAGATGAGCCAGCTGAAGAGGATGAAAATAGACCTGCAACGCATGTAGAAGAACCAGTCTATAAGGAATCGGATGAGTGGGAAGATTACGCATTTGAACCGTTCCAACTAGAAGAAAGAAAAGAGCAGAAATTAGAGGAAGAGGAAATAGAAGAACATGAATTTGTGGAGCGTGAAGAGGAGAAAGAAGCAACTCCACAATTTGAATTGTTCGGACGAAAAGATTTCAAGAAAGAAAAAGCGAAAAAGCAGGAGGAACAAGAAGAAGAAGCGTACTCACAGCGAGATGAAAATGCGCTTTATTTAACAAAAATATTTACGAAAGAACCGGAAGAAGAATTTACAAAGTTAAGAATGTATTTTGTGCAAGAAGGGGATACAATCGAATCTGTTGCAGAACGTTATGAAACGTCTGTGCAAAATTTATATCGTGTAAATCAATCAGAAGATATATATTTAACTACAGGGCAAATTATATATATTCCTGTTTCAAAAGCAAAGGCGAAATAA